The following is a genomic window from Bacillaceae bacterium S4-13-56.
GGGGAAATTCCAATGAAAAAGCTTTTAGCCTTTTTGGCTGTCGCACTTATGTTGTTCATTGTGGCTTGTTCTGATGATTCTGCTAGTGAAAACAACAAGGCAGATAACAGCACAGATAATTCTTCAAATGATGATAACTCAGGTGGAGAAGATTGGATTCCTGAAAAATCAATTGAAATTGTGGCTCCAGCAGGTGCTGGTGGGGGTTGGGATACTACTGCACGTATGGCTGCAAAGGTCTTTGAAGAAGCAGGTATTATCGATCAAAGTATTGGGGTTGTGAACAAAGAAGGTGGAGGTGGAGCAATTGGTTGGGCTTATATCGCTGAAAAAGAAGGCAGCCCATACAATTTATTCGTATCATCCTCTCCAATTTTAATGGTTCCTTTAAATGGACAGTCTGAGTATGGTCACGAAGACTTCACTCCAATTGCTAATGTGATTGCTGATTATGCAGCTTTTGCAGTAAGAGAAGATTCGGAGTGGAACGACTTAAATGACCTCTTTGATGACATGAAGGATGATCCGTCCGGAGTTACTGTTGTAGGTGCATCCTCACCCGGTAGTATGGACCATATTCAGTTTATCAAGATTGCAAAAGCAGCTGGTGTAGATATAACAAAAATTAAATACGTTTCTGCTCAAGATGGAGGAGGTATGACTCAACTTCTTAATGGTAGTGTCGATGTTTACTCCACAGGTGTAGCTGAAACGGTAGAACAAGTCAGAGCAGGTAAAATCAAGGTCCTTGGTGTTACATCTGAAGAACGTTTGGAAGGAGATGTTCTTTCCGATTTCCCTACTGCAAAAGAACAAGGAATTGATGAAGTGTTTGTCAACTGGCGCGGATTCTTTGGACCACCTAACATGGATCCAGAGGTTTTAGAATATTATGAAGCGAAATTTAAAGAACTAAGTGATTCTGCAGAGTTTGATGAAGTACGTAAGAATTACGGATGGAATGAAATGTGGATGGGTAGTGAAGAATACAAGGAATTCTTGGATAACGAAAAGCAATCTATTAAAGAAATCCTTGATGAATTAGGCTTAGGAGAGTAATGAAAAGGCTAAGAAGTCAATGGTTAGTGATCATTGGCTTCTCTCCTTTTCTACAAACATAGATGAATTTAGGTGGTGACTTAATTGTTAAAGTCTGTAAATCAAAAGGTAAGCATTTTTTTATTTTTGTTGGCAGGAGTTTATTTATTTTTGAGCTACCAACTTCCTTCTTATCCATATACAGCGATTGACGCAGATGTAATACCAAAGAGTTTAGGGTGGTTATTAGTTTTATTATCCATATCTCTTTTTTTGTCTAAGGATCAAGAAACAGAAGAACAAAAAAAGAAACGTGATATCCCAAAAGCAGAATGGTTAATGCTCACAGGAGTATTTGGACTAGTATTTCTTTATATATTCCTTCTTGAAATTATAGGTTTTGTGCTGGTCACTGGTTTGTTTATTTATTTTTGTTCATTGTTTCTTGGTTATAGAAAAAACGTATCCAATGTACTTGTTTCTATCTTATTTCCAGTAGGATTGTATATCATCTTTAACTTTTTATTAAAAATCGAATTACCTCAGGGTATTTTACCAATTTAGGAGGGTAGTATATGGATGCACTTCAAGGTATTGTTTCAGGATTTAGTGTTGCTTTAAGCTTGGAAGGCTTATTTTTTGTATTTATCGGGGTCTTAGTTGGAACATTTATTGGTATGCTACCTGGATTAGGACCAATAAGTGCTATAGCCATCATGATACCACTCACCTATGGGATGGACCCTGCTCCTGCCCTTGTCATGATGGCGGGTGTTTATTATGGAGCTGTTTTTGGAGGCTCAACATCTTCTATTCTATTAAATGCCCCAGGTATTTCTGGAACGGTGGCTACTGCTTTCGATGGCTATCCGATGGCTCAGCAGGGAAAGGCTGGGAAGGCATTAGCAATAGCCGCTATCTCGTCTTTTACAGGAGGTACCGTAAGTGTCATCTTACTGATGCTTTTTGCCCCTGCTTTATCCTCAGTTGCGGTGTCTTTTGGCCCACCGGCATATTTTGCTCTT
Proteins encoded in this region:
- a CDS encoding tripartite tricarboxylate transporter TctB family protein, coding for MLKSVNQKVSIFLFLLAGVYLFLSYQLPSYPYTAIDADVIPKSLGWLLVLLSISLFLSKDQETEEQKKKRDIPKAEWLMLTGVFGLVFLYIFLLEIIGFVLVTGLFIYFCSLFLGYRKNVSNVLVSILFPVGLYIIFNFLLKIELPQGILPI
- a CDS encoding tripartite tricarboxylate transporter substrate binding protein, with product MKKLLAFLAVALMLFIVACSDDSASENNKADNSTDNSSNDDNSGGEDWIPEKSIEIVAPAGAGGGWDTTARMAAKVFEEAGIIDQSIGVVNKEGGGGAIGWAYIAEKEGSPYNLFVSSSPILMVPLNGQSEYGHEDFTPIANVIADYAAFAVREDSEWNDLNDLFDDMKDDPSGVTVVGASSPGSMDHIQFIKIAKAAGVDITKIKYVSAQDGGGMTQLLNGSVDVYSTGVAETVEQVRAGKIKVLGVTSEERLEGDVLSDFPTAKEQGIDEVFVNWRGFFGPPNMDPEVLEYYEAKFKELSDSAEFDEVRKNYGWNEMWMGSEEYKEFLDNEKQSIKEILDELGLGE